Proteins encoded together in one Corallococcus soli window:
- a CDS encoding matrixin family metalloprotease, giving the protein MTAVFLMGFLPAATVSAYVFNTGGRWSDNPYVIDVIAGPFQTHFGLDATRTMHMARSGLQAWLNVGVGFSTNLAFYNTTPSASDIEIEAKTCCDGDCTSGCLGRATNVPLSDNCALDIYKNTSRSHLYSDDRTATWDIQSILSHEFGHCLGLGHPSNPEEAIMKQGQYSHATYAKRFPRVDDKTGGQHAQYIADYPIRVRDRTGGAWTQVAKTSGSVGVATRADGWSLVAYETDPTRDTTSNVAHLAISATGGVSPECINWNEWTSDGVAVSEDTSGGFAKAFLAANDGGLILVYRSIHPALLGCITGTRTLTTMSSRRRPSLAYDAGTSRLVMTFIDRETGQLRISTSDSSGAWTTPTSLNTEWTDAPVGIDCGYWAPAGANRCFMAFPSADGNHILRIAEGYINAFGNYVHVGTYVTGGWTLNVAPDIQIINGNRLEIIHGATDNNRTAYMYVRDCSSGCTDTTYPLDQRTYVGGGISSTKLVTAAP; this is encoded by the coding sequence TTGACCGCAGTCTTCCTGATGGGATTCCTGCCCGCCGCGACGGTGAGCGCCTACGTGTTCAACACGGGGGGCCGGTGGAGCGACAATCCCTATGTCATTGATGTCATCGCCGGCCCGTTCCAGACCCACTTCGGGCTGGACGCCACGCGCACCATGCACATGGCGCGCTCGGGCCTCCAGGCCTGGCTGAACGTGGGCGTGGGCTTCTCCACCAACCTCGCGTTCTACAACACGACGCCCAGCGCGTCGGACATCGAAATCGAGGCGAAGACGTGCTGCGATGGCGACTGCACCTCGGGGTGCCTCGGGCGCGCGACCAACGTCCCTCTGTCGGACAACTGCGCCCTCGACATCTACAAGAACACCAGCAGGTCCCATCTCTACTCGGACGACCGCACCGCCACCTGGGACATCCAGTCCATCCTCTCCCATGAGTTCGGGCACTGCCTCGGGCTGGGCCACCCCTCCAACCCGGAGGAGGCCATCATGAAGCAGGGGCAGTACAGCCACGCCACCTATGCGAAGCGCTTCCCGCGCGTGGACGACAAGACGGGAGGGCAGCACGCGCAGTACATCGCGGACTACCCCATCCGGGTGCGGGATCGCACCGGCGGCGCCTGGACCCAGGTGGCGAAGACCTCCGGCAGCGTCGGCGTGGCGACCCGCGCGGATGGCTGGTCCCTGGTGGCCTATGAGACGGACCCCACCCGGGACACCACCAGCAACGTGGCCCACCTGGCCATCTCCGCCACCGGCGGCGTCAGCCCCGAGTGCATCAACTGGAATGAGTGGACGTCCGACGGCGTGGCCGTCTCCGAGGACACCTCGGGCGGCTTCGCGAAGGCGTTCCTCGCCGCCAACGATGGAGGGCTGATCCTCGTCTACCGGAGCATCCACCCCGCCCTCCTGGGCTGCATCACGGGGACGCGCACCCTGACGACGATGTCGTCCCGGCGCCGCCCCAGCCTCGCGTACGACGCGGGCACCAGCCGGCTCGTGATGACCTTCATCGACCGGGAAACCGGCCAGCTGCGAATCTCCACCTCCGACAGCTCCGGGGCGTGGACGACGCCCACGTCCCTGAACACGGAGTGGACCGACGCGCCCGTCGGCATCGACTGCGGCTACTGGGCGCCGGCCGGCGCGAACCGCTGCTTCATGGCCTTCCCTTCCGCGGACGGCAATCACATCCTGCGCATCGCGGAGGGCTACATCAATGCCTTCGGCAACTACGTGCACGTGGGGACCTACGTGACCGGGGGCTGGACCCTCAACGTCGCGCCGGACATCCAGATCATCAACGGGAACCGGCTGGAGATCATCCACGGGGCCACGGACAACAACCGCACCGCGTATATGTATGTTCGTGATTGCAGCAGCGGGTGCACGGACACCACGTACCCCCTGGATCAGCGGACCTACGTCGGCGGAGGCATCTCAAGCACGAAGCTGGTGACGGCGGCTCCATGA